From Calothrix sp. PCC 6303, a single genomic window includes:
- a CDS encoding DUF4351 domain-containing protein: protein MIDHDRLFKELLSNFFPEFIELFFPDISAEWERDSVRFLPLEVITDVTEGERKILDVLVQVSFKNQDALFIIHTEHQSYSQTGFNQRMFTYFARLHEKYALPIYPIVIYSHDSPKTPEPNSYRIQLAKKVILEFNYDVIQLNQLHWQDFVNQRNPVASALMAKMRMSTSERPQVKLTSLQLLTTLQLNPAQVQLISGFIDTYLELNSQEEVVFQEQLANIEAREQEEVMQIVTSWMRQGLEQGEKQGELKLLMRQINRRFGEISPKLKGEIENLSTPELENLGEALLDFSDVADLEAWFESLA, encoded by the coding sequence ATGATAGACCACGATCGCCTGTTTAAAGAACTCCTATCTAACTTTTTCCCGGAGTTTATCGAGCTATTTTTTCCTGATATTAGTGCTGAGTGGGAGCGTGACTCAGTACGGTTTTTACCTTTGGAAGTAATTACCGATGTGACTGAGGGGGAAAGGAAAATTCTTGATGTTCTCGTACAAGTATCATTTAAAAATCAGGATGCTTTATTTATCATTCATACCGAACATCAGTCCTATTCCCAAACTGGGTTTAATCAACGGATGTTTACCTATTTCGCTCGTTTGCACGAAAAATACGCGCTTCCCATTTACCCGATTGTTATTTATTCCCACGATAGCCCCAAAACACCCGAACCAAATTCCTACCGTATTCAGTTAGCAAAAAAAGTAATATTAGAGTTTAATTATGATGTTATTCAGCTAAATCAACTGCATTGGCAAGATTTTGTGAATCAGCGAAATCCTGTAGCTAGCGCTTTAATGGCAAAAATGCGGATGAGTACAAGCGAACGTCCTCAAGTCAAACTGACATCATTACAATTGTTGACTACTCTTCAACTCAACCCTGCACAAGTACAGTTAATTTCTGGTTTTATTGATACCTATCTCGAATTGAACTCCCAAGAAGAAGTCGTGTTTCAGGAACAACTTGCTAACATTGAAGCAAGAGAGCAGGAGGAAGTTATGCAAATTGTGACTAGTTGGATGCGACAAGGACTCGAACAAGGGGAAAAACAGGGAGAGTTAAAATTGCTAATGCGACAAATTAACCGTCGTTTTGGGGAAATCAGTCCAAAATTGAAGGGTGAAATCGAGAATTTGTCAACCCCTGAGTTAGAAAATTTGGGTGAAGCGCTGTTAGATTTCTCTGATGTTGCGGATTTAGAAGCTTGGTTTGAGAGTCTTGCTTAG
- a CDS encoding phosphotransferase gives MTFLLNSQNVSDYLIESRLCSQEEVEKIQIELKPAKNFNLLITLQNNRKLLVKQELLDRNGKSSGEFLGEQKIQKIFTTFPELNFIDAFLPKILHFDAENSIMVLKYLDDYQDLMEFYTKEQIFSEDIASAIGYILATIHRCTFNKTEYKNFLSEKVDNSEDNYNNNLVSYIIRRLERIEPEIYSSIPADSLRFFTLYQKYDSLGKALTDLADSVVPCCLIHNDLKLNNILVKQLLADPNWQQLVTHDNQDSKNHQSNIIRLIDWERCAWGDPAFDLGMLIGSYIQLWLGSLVISKSLSLEESLTLAMIPIEKLQPSIAQLTLVYLQTFPDIVEHRTDFLLQVMRFIGFSLIQAIQAMIQYKKSFGNSGIAMLQVAKSLLCRPEESMPTIFGANFFTDANLLIKQTHTLV, from the coding sequence ATGACATTTTTATTAAACTCCCAAAATGTGAGCGATTATTTAATCGAGTCTCGACTTTGCTCCCAAGAAGAAGTAGAGAAAATTCAAATTGAATTAAAACCTGCCAAAAACTTTAATTTACTGATTACACTGCAAAATAATCGCAAACTTTTGGTCAAGCAAGAACTGCTAGATCGTAATGGAAAATCATCCGGTGAATTTTTGGGCGAACAAAAAATACAAAAAATTTTTACAACATTTCCAGAACTCAATTTTATCGATGCCTTTTTACCAAAAATATTACATTTCGATGCCGAAAATTCCATTATGGTGTTGAAATATCTAGATGATTATCAAGATTTAATGGAATTCTATACCAAGGAGCAGATCTTTTCAGAGGATATCGCCTCGGCAATTGGTTATATTTTGGCTACTATCCATCGCTGCACTTTTAATAAAACAGAATATAAAAATTTCCTTTCTGAAAAGGTAGATAATTCTGAAGATAATTACAACAACAATCTAGTCAGTTATATCATTCGGAGGTTGGAGCGGATAGAACCAGAAATCTATAGCTCTATACCTGCTGATAGTTTGAGATTTTTTACTCTATATCAAAAATATGACAGCTTGGGAAAAGCCCTAACAGATTTGGCTGATAGCGTTGTTCCGTGTTGTTTAATCCATAATGACCTAAAACTAAATAACATCCTAGTCAAGCAGTTATTAGCCGATCCAAATTGGCAACAATTAGTCACTCACGATAACCAAGATAGTAAAAATCACCAAAGCAACATTATACGGTTAATTGACTGGGAGCGTTGTGCTTGGGGAGACCCAGCTTTTGATTTGGGGATGTTAATTGGTAGTTACATACAATTATGGTTAGGTAGTTTAGTAATTAGTAAATCATTAAGCCTGGAAGAATCTTTGACTTTAGCAATGATTCCAATAGAAAAATTACAACCATCAATTGCTCAATTGACCCTAGTTTATTTACAAACATTTCCAGATATTGTAGAGCATCGTACTGATTTCTTACTGCAAGTTATGCGATTTATCGGTTTTAGTTTAATTCAAGCAATTCAAGCCATGATTCAATATAAAAAATCTTTCGGTAATTCTGGTATTGCCATGCTTCAAGTAGCAAAAAGCTTGTTGTGTCGTCCTGAAGAATCGATGCCAACAATTTTCGGAGCTAATTTCTTTACCGATGCAAATCTATTAATCAAACAAACTCATACATTAGTCTAA
- a CDS encoding transposase, which translates to MSNSTQLYSQVLGYLRQYSTYRDLRHLKTLAWMINGLICSGQLSLSAWEPYVDSYAKQAQSYERRWHRFLENIRINVEKIYLPLALLALKDWEKHRLYLALDTTMLWNRFCMIHISVVCCGRAIPLLWRVLEHNSATVAFKEYEVMLRKARWLLRRDSDIMILADRGFANHDFLSWLQKSNWHYCIRIPSDTCLHGVRRYPTHVKSIYPNRGQAAFYRNVGLWQDCLIRCNLVVAYPEVVSEHWAVVTDEEPALKTLHEYALRFCVEELFLDSKSGAFELEDSRIRDAESLERLYLIAALALLYSTTHGMAVQIAGLRTCVDPHWNRGLSYLKIGLRWLKGVIHKGRQLLTPIPLLSQDPQPSFASNKARQDDNLGICFSRIYSFNSWV; encoded by the coding sequence ATGTCAAACTCAACCCAACTTTATAGTCAGGTATTAGGATACTTACGTCAATACAGTACCTACCGTGATTTGCGTCATTTAAAAACTCTTGCTTGGATGATTAATGGGCTGATATGTAGTGGTCAGTTAAGTTTGAGCGCATGGGAACCATATGTAGACAGTTATGCCAAACAAGCTCAAAGCTACGAGCGCAGGTGGCATAGATTCCTTGAAAATATAAGGATTAACGTTGAAAAAATATACTTGCCATTGGCATTGTTGGCACTCAAAGACTGGGAAAAACATCGATTGTATTTGGCATTAGATACAACTATGCTTTGGAATCGTTTCTGCATGATTCACATCTCAGTGGTGTGTTGTGGGCGAGCAATCCCTTTATTGTGGAGAGTATTGGAACATAACAGTGCAACGGTTGCATTTAAGGAATACGAGGTGATGCTACGTAAAGCTAGGTGGTTACTACGCCGTGATTCCGATATTATGATACTTGCAGATAGGGGCTTTGCAAATCATGATTTCTTGAGTTGGTTGCAAAAAAGCAATTGGCATTACTGTATACGTATCCCAAGTGATACATGCTTGCATGGAGTTAGACGTTACCCAACACATGTAAAATCAATTTATCCAAATCGAGGACAAGCAGCTTTTTATCGTAACGTTGGACTGTGGCAAGATTGCCTAATTCGCTGTAATTTGGTAGTCGCCTATCCAGAAGTGGTATCCGAGCATTGGGCAGTTGTTACAGACGAAGAGCCAGCTTTAAAAACATTGCATGAGTATGCTTTGAGGTTCTGCGTAGAGGAACTATTTCTGGACAGTAAATCAGGTGCATTTGAACTCGAAGATTCTCGCATTCGTGATGCCGAATCTTTGGAGAGATTGTATTTGATTGCCGCCTTAGCTTTACTTTACAGTACAACCCACGGCATGGCTGTACAAATTGCTGGTTTACGTACTTGTGTTGACCCCCACTGGAATCGTGGTTTAAGTTATCTCAAGATTGGTTTGCGCTGGCTCAAAGGTGTTATTCACAAGGGACGACAATTACTCACCCCAATTCCTTTGTTATCACAAGATCCTCAACCAAGTTTTGCCTCCAATAAAGCTCGTCAAGATGACAATCTCGGAATATGCTTTTCTCGAATTTACTCCTTTAATTCCTGGGTTTGA
- a CDS encoding WD40 repeat domain-containing protein, protein MNLRKFTNLIRFSKNLTIGLSLTMSIVTIAFQVHGVSQQQKNHTRTSQAMTTNSQPIKPITIENTDKNGNPKTNLAISRDYQTLASGSPDSTIQIRNTITNQLIKTLTGHNGLVNFVSWSPDGKILASNASEEEGGTIKLWDTSTGKSLNIPSENQKTAITPLSFANANIAWNPNSKTFATTGRERIVKKVSGNSSAIAWSRDGKFIATTDVSRTIQIWDATAGKFVKSLTGHGSAVLDVVWSDDSKNLTSVSQDKTIKRWDISTGKEIETIGINLPHTGRVFWSSDGKKLAAGEWFNSTNNQRIQIWDISRKIHGKSVA, encoded by the coding sequence ATGAATTTGCGTAAATTTACTAATTTAATTCGCTTTAGCAAAAACCTAACCATTGGACTGAGCTTAACGATGTCGATCGTTACCATAGCTTTTCAGGTTCATGGAGTTTCCCAACAGCAAAAAAATCATACTCGAACTTCTCAAGCCATGACAACTAATTCCCAACCAATAAAACCAATCACGATCGAGAACACTGACAAAAATGGGAATCCGAAAACAAATCTTGCAATCAGTCGCGATTATCAAACCCTTGCATCAGGAAGTCCGGACAGCACAATTCAAATCCGCAATACCATTACGAATCAATTAATCAAAACCCTTACCGGACACAATGGTTTAGTTAACTTTGTGTCGTGGAGTCCCGATGGCAAAATTCTCGCCTCTAATGCTAGCGAAGAAGAAGGTGGCACAATTAAACTTTGGGACACTTCCACAGGTAAATCGTTGAATATCCCCAGCGAAAATCAAAAAACGGCGATAACTCCGTTAAGCTTCGCTAACGCAAATATCGCTTGGAACCCAAATAGTAAAACTTTTGCAACTACTGGTAGGGAAAGAATCGTCAAGAAAGTTTCCGGAAATTCGAGTGCGATCGCTTGGAGCCGAGATGGTAAATTTATTGCCACGACAGATGTAAGCAGAACGATTCAAATTTGGGATGCGACAGCAGGAAAATTTGTTAAATCCCTCACCGGGCACGGTAGCGCGGTTTTAGACGTGGTTTGGTCGGATGACAGCAAAAACCTCACTTCAGTAAGCCAGGATAAGACAATTAAACGCTGGGATATTTCGACAGGAAAAGAGATTGAAACGATAGGGATTAATTTGCCTCATACAGGACGCGTATTTTGGAGTTCTGATGGCAAAAAATTAGCTGCGGGGGAGTGGTTTAATTCAACGAATAATCAACGCATTCAAATTTGGGATATTAGTCGGAAAATTCATGGAAAATCTGTGGCGTAA
- a CDS encoding type 2 lanthipeptide synthetase LanM family protein, translated as MATTISKSSKIVINAIFLSEQIDNNSRKDTDIKNLDQNLIEQRLQYWCQAIGGEEILQQRLSWDSLDFDKIRPLLDTVEIQSNGVFPPWVKTLEELVIDVKNYSFKLESEDKVLFINEKSLPFEDFYLPFIRVARQKLSQKLFPLDIDTLLSQDAYANLEYSLLQRLMCIGTETLLFEFNKLRGDNYFSAENQIEDSNNTPLRAIYCKFIQNILQDGGLEFFDRYPVLARLIAKNIDFWIDSNHEFIQRLHLDLPEIELAFSSDIGIGQVTNIETSLANFHQGGRSILAITFASGAKIVYKPKNLNLDVVFNRLLKWCNQQEISLPLKTTAIIDRDRYGWVEFVPHHSCENKIAVENFYYRAGMLLCLMFVLGAKDCGSADVIASSEYPILIDADILMQPTIKSTENSEEWLQNSVLRMGFLPAWGGNIFSSHTQDTSVIGNIHPQQVNAAKEWKFVNTDAMHLVPTTTIIPSGKNAVILEGKAVTSKNYAPEIIAGFSEIYCLLIKNKDILLSQSSPISDIKLAKSRFIPHPEIIYTIAAKKSLTPQALGNGIEYSISIHSLVDRLSCSLVEREPNSETWKIWCAEIKSLQQQDIPYFSVSCDRVDLELEENHRIEQFFETSSYQNLIAKLQNLDTQDLELQTKLIQASFNAKFAHLAKNDTALRGRLAQFNSITRSELLQEATEIGNHLVSNAIHHSNECNWLNLDHIFKANRYKVETLDDSLYVGRTGIALFLAALGKITNNSEFKQVASKALFPFQKSLEKIEIPKDLRKSELGLLGTGGTIYSLVKISQFLEESSLLDAAIVAAKQLTQQVIDRDNKFDIVFGVAGVIPGLLQLYDQTNDRTILDIAIACGNHLLASRSNTNPRAWITIESKKPLTGFSHGAAGISLSLLQLYDATKNIAFLEAAQEAIAYEQSVFDASVKNWPDFRMSGETNQANFLHTWCHGSAGIGLARLASLPILKKAGLQTEEIYSDIDMALETTLKYGVPNADIDHLCCGNMGRVELFILASQKLGKNEWLDIAWKQTEWVLNRARQHGSYYFNSHAYDSIYSSNFYRGNAGVGYQLLRLAFPESLPSILVWQ; from the coding sequence ATGGCAACCACTATATCTAAATCATCAAAAATAGTTATCAATGCTATTTTTTTATCTGAGCAAATAGATAACAATAGTCGCAAAGATACCGATATTAAAAATCTCGATCAAAATTTAATTGAGCAGCGTCTCCAATATTGGTGCCAAGCAATTGGTGGAGAAGAAATCCTGCAACAACGTCTTTCTTGGGATAGCTTAGATTTTGATAAAATACGCCCCTTGCTCGATACAGTTGAGATTCAGAGCAATGGTGTTTTCCCTCCTTGGGTAAAAACCCTAGAAGAGCTAGTTATCGATGTCAAGAATTACTCATTTAAGCTAGAAAGCGAAGACAAAGTATTATTTATCAACGAAAAATCTTTGCCATTTGAAGACTTTTATTTGCCATTCATTCGAGTAGCACGACAAAAACTATCCCAAAAGTTATTCCCTTTAGATATTGATACTTTACTCAGCCAAGACGCATATGCGAATTTAGAATATAGCTTACTGCAACGGCTGATGTGTATTGGAACGGAAACATTATTATTTGAGTTTAACAAATTACGGGGTGATAATTATTTTTCTGCTGAAAATCAAATAGAAGATAGTAATAACACTCCGCTGCGAGCTATATACTGTAAATTTATTCAAAATATTCTTCAAGATGGAGGATTAGAATTTTTCGATCGCTATCCAGTTCTAGCTCGTCTTATTGCTAAAAATATTGATTTTTGGATAGACAGTAATCACGAATTTATCCAGAGATTGCATCTGGATTTACCAGAAATTGAGTTAGCTTTTTCTTCTGATATTGGCATTGGTCAAGTAACAAATATAGAAACATCCCTTGCTAATTTTCACCAGGGTGGGCGTAGTATTTTAGCTATTACATTCGCTTCTGGTGCTAAAATCGTCTACAAACCGAAAAACTTAAATCTAGATGTCGTTTTCAATCGCTTATTAAAATGGTGCAATCAACAAGAGATATCTTTACCACTCAAAACGACTGCAATTATCGATCGCGATCGATATGGTTGGGTTGAATTTGTTCCCCATCACTCTTGTGAAAATAAAATTGCAGTCGAAAACTTTTATTACAGAGCGGGGATGTTATTATGTCTGATGTTTGTATTGGGAGCAAAAGATTGTGGCTCGGCAGATGTGATTGCTAGTTCAGAATACCCAATTCTTATCGACGCAGATATTTTGATGCAACCGACAATTAAAAGCACAGAGAATTCGGAAGAATGGCTGCAAAATTCGGTTTTAAGAATGGGATTTTTACCTGCTTGGGGAGGTAATATATTTTCTTCTCATACTCAAGATACTAGCGTTATTGGTAACATTCATCCCCAACAGGTTAATGCAGCTAAGGAATGGAAATTTGTCAATACTGATGCAATGCATTTAGTCCCTACAACTACGATTATTCCTTCTGGTAAAAATGCAGTAATTTTAGAAGGTAAGGCTGTTACTTCAAAAAACTACGCACCAGAAATTATTGCAGGATTCTCAGAAATATACTGTTTGTTAATCAAAAACAAAGACATTTTACTATCCCAAAGTAGCCCCATCTCAGATATTAAGCTCGCAAAATCTCGATTTATTCCCCATCCAGAAATTATCTATACGATTGCAGCGAAAAAATCTCTCACTCCTCAAGCTTTGGGTAATGGAATTGAATATAGTATTAGCATTCATAGTCTCGTCGATCGACTTAGTTGTTCATTAGTAGAAAGGGAACCAAATTCGGAGACCTGGAAAATTTGGTGTGCCGAAATTAAATCTTTGCAACAGCAAGATATTCCGTATTTCTCTGTAAGTTGCGATCGCGTCGATTTGGAACTTGAAGAAAATCATAGGATCGAGCAGTTTTTTGAAACATCCAGTTATCAAAATTTAATTGCTAAACTGCAAAATCTCGATACGCAAGATTTAGAATTACAAACAAAATTAATTCAAGCTAGCTTTAATGCTAAGTTTGCCCATTTGGCGAAAAACGACACAGCTTTACGGGGTCGTTTAGCACAATTTAACTCAATTACTCGCAGTGAATTACTACAAGAAGCGACAGAAATTGGTAATCATCTTGTATCTAACGCTATCCATCATTCTAACGAGTGTAACTGGTTGAATTTAGACCATATATTTAAGGCTAACCGCTACAAAGTCGAAACATTAGATGATTCCTTGTATGTAGGACGTACTGGAATCGCTTTATTTCTTGCTGCTTTGGGGAAAATTACGAATAATAGTGAATTCAAACAAGTTGCTTCAAAGGCTTTATTCCCTTTCCAAAAATCTTTGGAGAAAATAGAAATTCCTAAAGATCTAAGAAAATCAGAATTGGGTTTGCTAGGAACGGGTGGTACTATTTATAGCTTAGTTAAAATCAGTCAATTTTTAGAAGAATCTAGCCTTTTAGATGCTGCCATAGTTGCAGCTAAACAACTGACACAACAGGTAATCGATCGCGACAACAAATTCGATATAGTGTTTGGAGTAGCCGGAGTAATTCCTGGCTTGCTACAACTTTATGATCAAACTAATGATAGAACAATATTAGATATAGCAATTGCCTGCGGAAATCATTTACTCGCATCGCGAAGTAATACCAATCCTAGAGCATGGATAACAATAGAAAGTAAAAAACCCCTAACTGGTTTTTCTCATGGAGCAGCAGGCATTTCCCTTTCCCTATTGCAGTTATATGATGCTACGAAAAATATCGCTTTTTTAGAAGCAGCCCAAGAAGCGATCGCCTACGAGCAAAGTGTATTTGACGCATCGGTTAAAAACTGGCCCGATTTTCGCATGTCCGGCGAAACAAATCAAGCTAATTTCTTACATACTTGGTGTCATGGTAGTGCCGGAATTGGATTAGCACGCTTGGCTAGCTTACCAATTTTGAAAAAAGCAGGTTTGCAGACAGAGGAAATTTACTCAGATATAGATATGGCTTTAGAAACTACCCTCAAATATGGCGTACCCAATGCAGATATAGATCATCTCTGCTGTGGAAACATGGGTAGAGTTGAATTATTTATTTTGGCATCTCAAAAATTAGGTAAAAATGAATGGCTGGATATTGCCTGGAAACAAACGGAATGGGTATTAAATAGAGCAAGACAACATGGAAGCTATTATTTTAATTCTCACGCCTACGACAGCATTTATAGCTCTAATTTTTATCGTGGGAATGCAGGTGTTGGCTATCAGTTATTACGGTTAGCATTTCCAGAATCTTTGCCATCAATCTTGGTTTGGCAATAA
- a CDS encoding DUF1822 family protein gives MNHLTSNILPMSYLDFDDLPTSAIILSDDDIDRAAEISERLSSRKLRIPNRLKEWQVYLNCLALSAFETWLDERAESLTINSDKCTILQPALANFINAVANLQVGEFKVCLIATGSLNDEMVSLPRVIIDLPEFIPHFYVLVEVLEERQSANVYAFLSYQELLERQNLMSLQSDGNYQLPISSFDNNPDRLLLYLRCLEVSAISLPAIPTNRAEILATVQNQLLELLPELQLPERELADILTWEQATAVFTNPELLNWVYTLQQDLQPENNPPANTFLRDLIKLITQPAVNAGRWLGNELDELAKGLSWVLLPSFVPASGMRPMRIPEEEFEVIATQLRQRGLEIPIQARGAYQDILLAGIPLRMYAVTWHLVGESEQREWSLLLILGAPALSSLPADIKLRVSDQTGILDELGLNAESEDAYIFTRVVGNWDEKFLVSVSLMDGVEVNLPPFAFDLGR, from the coding sequence ATGAATCACCTTACAAGTAATATTTTACCCATGTCTTACCTTGACTTTGACGATTTACCAACCTCCGCAATTATTTTATCAGATGATGATATTGACCGAGCCGCAGAAATAAGCGAACGACTTTCGTCGCGCAAGCTTCGCATTCCCAATCGGTTGAAGGAATGGCAAGTCTATCTCAATTGTTTGGCTTTATCTGCTTTTGAAACCTGGTTGGATGAAAGGGCTGAATCTTTAACAATTAATTCAGATAAATGTACGATTTTGCAACCAGCTTTGGCAAATTTTATTAATGCTGTTGCTAATTTACAAGTTGGTGAATTTAAAGTTTGTTTGATTGCTACTGGTAGTCTCAATGATGAAATGGTGAGTTTACCAAGAGTCATAATTGATTTACCTGAGTTTATCCCCCATTTTTATGTGTTAGTTGAGGTGCTAGAAGAACGACAAAGTGCGAATGTTTACGCTTTTTTATCCTATCAAGAATTGCTAGAGAGGCAAAATTTAATGTCTCTACAATCAGATGGCAATTATCAACTACCAATATCATCTTTTGATAATAATCCAGACCGTTTATTATTATATTTACGTTGTTTGGAAGTATCCGCAATATCCTTACCTGCAATTCCTACAAACCGTGCAGAGATTTTAGCAACTGTACAAAATCAATTACTTGAGTTATTACCGGAATTGCAATTGCCTGAACGGGAATTAGCCGATATTTTAACCTGGGAACAAGCAACTGCTGTATTTACGAATCCAGAATTACTGAATTGGGTTTATACTTTACAGCAAGATTTGCAGCCAGAAAATAATCCTCCTGCAAATACCTTTTTACGGGATTTGATCAAATTGATTACCCAACCAGCAGTGAATGCTGGACGTTGGTTAGGGAATGAGTTAGATGAGTTAGCAAAAGGACTTTCTTGGGTACTTTTACCAAGTTTTGTGCCAGCTTCGGGAATGCGTCCAATGCGTATTCCAGAGGAAGAATTTGAGGTAATTGCTACCCAATTGCGACAGAGAGGTTTGGAAATTCCCATCCAAGCAAGGGGTGCATATCAGGATATATTGTTAGCTGGGATTCCTCTGCGGATGTATGCGGTAACTTGGCATTTGGTAGGAGAATCTGAGCAACGGGAGTGGAGTTTATTGTTAATTTTAGGCGCTCCTGCTTTGAGTAGCTTACCTGCTGATATTAAACTTAGGGTTAGCGACCAAACTGGTATTTTAGACGAGTTGGGATTAAATGCAGAAAGTGAAGATGCTTATATATTTACCCGTGTTGTGGGTAATTGGGATGAGAAGTTTTTGGTAAGTGTGAGTTTGATGGATGGGGTTGAGGTGAATTTACCACCGTTTGCTTTTGATTTGGGGAGGTAA
- a CDS encoding T3SS effector HopA1 family protein, with protein sequence MQLLNSMHTQLQPPTDKLNKRLLDVLEDIVNNIEIKSDFSIRHQNYKPSEIPAETIDRFQKLPDAMQEKYLSLQLQKFLYGVYYNGSIQSETATEETENKLPLDLENNTALGVDLAFYDRLHESNAGNGYFQPGWLILKEESDGSLAVIKNGLRLHIRRNKHLQPSEREASIGDIVAVKMPKNIVQNGFYLAVGNAGLYRSVDKAIEHRGITVRIYFNLTPSGAVAVMGRLTNYLNEANIPFQLKFLYNPKDYKRHDSGVLYVDKQDYQLVNKFLNSIYLEHQTDFKLEIPLFTKQLAPGLGLAEEPDQKFRDRESFGMNRCQIIANALLEVWYRGKNTPTDRMRAIFDHFSNIGISLEQVYLNANSEDIYTCLDYQQLI encoded by the coding sequence ATGCAGCTACTTAATTCGATGCACACACAACTTCAGCCACCTACAGATAAACTAAATAAGCGATTGCTCGATGTCCTCGAAGACATCGTTAACAACATTGAAATTAAATCAGATTTCTCGATCCGTCACCAGAATTATAAACCATCCGAAATACCTGCTGAAACTATCGATCGCTTTCAAAAATTGCCAGATGCAATGCAGGAAAAGTATCTTAGTTTACAACTACAAAAATTTCTTTATGGCGTTTATTACAATGGCTCGATACAAAGCGAAACCGCAACCGAGGAGACAGAAAATAAGTTGCCTTTAGATTTAGAAAATAATACAGCTTTAGGAGTCGATTTAGCTTTTTATGATCGACTGCACGAAAGCAACGCTGGAAATGGATATTTTCAACCTGGTTGGCTGATTTTAAAGGAAGAAAGCGACGGTAGTTTAGCAGTTATAAAAAACGGCTTGAGGCTGCATATTCGTAGAAATAAACATTTACAACCATCTGAAAGAGAAGCTTCTATAGGAGATATAGTTGCGGTAAAAATGCCAAAAAATATAGTTCAAAATGGTTTCTATTTAGCAGTAGGAAATGCTGGATTATATCGTAGTGTAGATAAGGCAATAGAACATAGAGGGATAACCGTGCGAATATATTTTAATTTAACTCCATCTGGTGCTGTTGCCGTGATGGGTAGATTAACAAATTATTTGAACGAGGCAAATATTCCCTTTCAACTGAAATTTTTGTACAACCCCAAGGATTATAAACGTCACGATTCGGGGGTTTTGTATGTTGATAAACAAGATTATCAACTAGTTAATAAATTTCTCAATTCAATTTATCTAGAGCACCAAACAGATTTTAAATTGGAGATTCCATTATTTACCAAACAACTAGCACCGGGGTTGGGTTTGGCAGAGGAGCCAGACCAAAAATTCCGCGATCGGGAAAGCTTTGGCATGAATCGCTGCCAAATAATTGCCAATGCTTTATTAGAAGTTTGGTATAGAGGCAAAAATACACCCACAGACAGAATGCGGGCTATTTTTGACCACTTTTCTAATATAGGAATTAGCTTAGAGCAAGTTTATTTAAATGCCAATTCCGAAGATATTTATACATGTCTGGATTACCAGCAATTAATCTAA
- a CDS encoding tetratricopeptide repeat protein, translating to MSNRLKSFALASLVFSLTCGVGLAASDVVVKHTLAQTAASSDGKAEADKLFQDGVQQFRRGEYPKALQTYQRVLEIRRKLGDKAGIGQALNNIGQVYNVFQQNDKALEILQQALIIRREIKDRAGEGETLTA from the coding sequence ATGTCTAACCGATTGAAGAGTTTTGCTTTAGCTAGTTTAGTGTTTTCACTGACTTGTGGTGTTGGTTTGGCTGCGAGTGATGTGGTAGTGAAGCATACATTGGCACAAACTGCGGCTAGTTCTGATGGGAAAGCGGAAGCTGATAAGTTGTTTCAGGATGGGGTGCAGCAGTTTCGTCGTGGGGAATATCCGAAAGCGTTGCAGACTTATCAACGGGTGTTGGAGATTCGGCGAAAACTGGGGGATAAAGCGGGTATTGGGCAAGCGCTGAATAATATAGGACAGGTTTACAACGTTTTTCAGCAAAACGACAAAGCATTAGAAATCTTACAACAAGCTTTAATAATTCGTAGGGAAATTAAAGATCGTGCTGGAGAGGGAGAAACCCTGACTGCCTGA